AGGGTCAGGGGGAGGCGGCGCCGGTCCGCCTCGTCGGCGGCCCAGGCGAGAGCCGCCAGTCTTCCGGGGTCGGGATCGACACCGACCACGACAGGACCGCGTCCGTCGGCGCGCATGGTCACCACCTCCTGCGGGGGGCCGTCCCGGTTCCGCCGTCCGGCGGCCGGGCCGCTCCGCGCTCGTCCCCGCGCCGGACGGTCCCGCGCGACCCGAGTGGGCCGGGCCACCGGATTTCAAACGCGCCGTCCGACGGGGCCCGCGGGCCTCCTCCGGACGGCAGGGGCACCGCGGGCCGAGCGGTCGCCGGGTGGCCCCGGCCCGCCAGGAGGCCCCCGGGTCAGAGCTCCGCACGGAGTTCCCCGGCGATGCCGGCCGCCCAGCCGTCGACGGCCGCCCAGTCCCGGAAGTCGCCGAACCGTCCGCCCACCAGCCGGAAGAACACGCGTCCGGCGCGGGGGAGCTGGTCCCGCCGGACGACCCCGGAGAACAGGCGGTGACCGCGGAACCGCAGACCCGGCGTCAGGCCCTCCTCGATCACCGGCAGCTCCCTGGGGGCCATACGGCGCCACGGTCCGCGCAGCGCGGCGGGCATCCCGACGCTGAAGATCCACACCGGGCGGGCGCCGAGCACGTCCAGATTGTCCCGCACGAACTGCCTGGCCGGAGGCAGCCACTCCTGCCCGTGCACGGCGCTGCCGAGGACGAACGCCCGGTAGGCGCCGGCGTCCCCGACCTCCGCCAGCGGTCTGGCCTCGGCCGTCAGACCCGCCCGGCCCAGCACGGCGGCCGTCCGTTCGGCGATCGTCCGGGTGGAGCCGTGGGCGGTCGCGTAGCCGACGAGGACGTCCACGGGAGCACCTCCTGGCGGAGTGAACGGGGGCCGCCGTCACGTCGGCACGCCGGGTTCCCGGCCGCCCTGGTCGAGCCGGAACGGCGGGTACACGTCGGTGAGCAGCGACGCGTACGCGGCCACCCGCAGCACCCAGCGGTTGAGCCCCGTCACCAGGTCGAAGACGCCGCGCGGATAGCGCCCGGTCACCGCGAGCGCCACACCGGCGAACAGCGCCAGCAGCCCGATGAGGCCGCCCGAGAACCAGGCCAGGCGCGCGCCGCCGACGAAGAAGCCCAGGAGCAGGTAGTGCGGGACGGCCAGGAGCCACCACTTCACCAGGACGAGTCCGCGGGACAGCTCCTCCGGGTACGCCAGCTCGAAGCGCGCCGGGTAGCCGGGGACGTCGGCGAGGGTGAACGGCGGATAGCGATCGGTGCCCAGCGTGCCGTAGGCGTAGTACGCCACCCGCCAGTTCCAGCGCAGCACGCCGGTGGCGAAGTCGAACAGCGGCCGTGGATAGCGGCCGGTGAAGAGGACGGCGAAGAAGGCCACCACGCTCACCACCGCGAACGCCACCCACAGGAAGGCGAGGACGACGTAGTGGGGGAGGGCGAGCAGCCATTTGACCAGCCACAGCCAGCGGGACAGCGGAGCGTCGAGGACGGCCGTCACCCGCGCGGGGTGGGGCGGCGCCACCCCGGCGGGCGGCACGGACGGCGGCTGGGTGTGCGAGCTCATGGTGACCGCTCCCTTCGGTTTCCGGAGACGATCCGGGCACCGGAACCCCCTGGATTCCAGCGTCCGCGGGACGGGCGCGGCGGGCAAACCGGCCGGACGGGGCGGCGGACCCGGGGTGTGCGGAGGTCGCGGCGGGCCGTGGGCGGTGCGACGGTAAGTGCAGGGACTCCGGTGAGCGGCAGGAGAGGAAGGCGGTGGCGACCATGGAACTCCCGCTGGTGGTGGGGGTCGACGGTTCGGATCCCAGCCTCGCGGCGG
The Streptomyces fungicidicus DNA segment above includes these coding regions:
- a CDS encoding DUF4389 domain-containing protein, with amino-acid sequence MSSHTQPPSVPPAGVAPPHPARVTAVLDAPLSRWLWLVKWLLALPHYVVLAFLWVAFAVVSVVAFFAVLFTGRYPRPLFDFATGVLRWNWRVAYYAYGTLGTDRYPPFTLADVPGYPARFELAYPEELSRGLVLVKWWLLAVPHYLLLGFFVGGARLAWFSGGLIGLLALFAGVALAVTGRYPRGVFDLVTGLNRWVLRVAAYASLLTDVYPPFRLDQGGREPGVPT
- a CDS encoding flavodoxin domain-containing protein, with protein sequence MDVLVGYATAHGSTRTIAERTAAVLGRAGLTAEARPLAEVGDAGAYRAFVLGSAVHGQEWLPPARQFVRDNLDVLGARPVWIFSVGMPAALRGPWRRMAPRELPVIEEGLTPGLRFRGHRLFSGVVRRDQLPRAGRVFFRLVGGRFGDFRDWAAVDGWAAGIAGELRAEL